Genomic DNA from Sporosarcina sp. ANT_H38:
TCATTATTACATTTGAACAATCTTTTCATGGCCGGACATTTGGCGCCATGTCTGCAACTGGGCAAGCCAAGGTTCGCGAGGGCTTCGGTCCACTACTGGAAACATTTCGTATCATTCCATACAATGACGAACAACAACTAGCAGCTGCGATTGACGGTGATGTAGCTGCAATTATGCTAGAAGTTATTCAAGGAGAGGGAGGCGTAAATCAGATCGACCCTGACTTTGCTCAAAAAATAGCGGAAATCTGTAAGTCAAAAGGTATTCTGCTCATTGTCGATGAAGTGCAGACTGGGATTGGCCGGACGGGAACCCGATATGCCTACGAGCAGACAGTGCTTGAGCCGGACATTATTACGCTTGCCAAAGGATTGGGCGGGGGATTCCCAATTGGCGCGATGCTAGGATCGGGTGAGCTTTTTCAGTCATTCGGACCAGGAACGCATGGCACGACATTTGGTGGCAATCCATTAGCTGTCGCAGTCGCGCAAACGGTTGTTGACATTGTATTTAAAAAGAAATTTCTGCAAGAAGTTGAAGATAAATCGGAGTACCTAATCGAAAAACTGCAGACATTATTGCCTCAAAATCAATTTTCCATTCTTGGGGCGGGCCTGTTGATAGGCGTTAAATGTGAAAAGGAAATCCTACCGTTCATCCAACAAGCAGAACAGGCTGGATTGTTACTAGTTCAAGCAGGCACCAACGTCATTCGTCTATTACCGCCATTAACGGTTACATACGAAGAAATTGATCAAGCAGTGGCCATTCTTTCTGCCATTCTTCTTGCTGAAAAAGTAACTATTTTATAATGGGGTTTTGAATTAAGGTGTTCAGTGAAGCGCTATTCAATAGACCTCTGCCTAAAGGTTAATATAAAAAGAGCCGCTGAAAATGCGGGTCTTTTTGTTTTGTGAGCATAAAATCTGGCGCGCCAATCATATAAATTTATAGATCTCTTTATATAGTAGTTAGTGGGATATTCAGTCATACAACTTGCAGCTAGATTTTTTGAATGCCATTTTAAGTGATACTATTTTTCCGGTAGATTTAACAGATCCGAATCTCGAACTTGCCCAAGCGAACGATAAACTGTAAGTGATGGACATGCGGGTTGTGATGGATCAAGGCGCGCAAATTAATGTGGAACGCCAGTTGCGGGGGCATCAAGCATTTCCTGAACGTACGCTTTTGTACTTGGTAAAAATGTTTGCTAGTTAGGACTAAAGCGGAAAAGACTATATCTTGTAAAACAAGGCTATTCAAATTGTGATTGTCGATTTCAAAACATTGCAAACATACCATTTTCATAGTATGTTTCAGTTAATCGATCTGGAAGATGGAACCATTTTTTCTGACCATGCCGAGATTCATGTGCTTGAATTAACAAAGATAGGGATTCGGCGACTACAGGACACCGATACACTCGAAAAATGGTTAAAGGAAACTTTGTTTATGAAAAGCTCGACAATGAAAGAAGCATTCAAAGAAATTCAACGTTTGAGTCAAGTCCCTAAAACCCGCGCGATTGCCATCCCATGAGAAATCCAGCTGAAAGACCAAATGCAACGGGAATATGATGCAATAGAAATAGGAAGGGAAGAGGCTACGGATGTTAGTTCTTAAATCACTAGCATTGCATTAACTTTCGGTCTCA
This window encodes:
- a CDS encoding Rpn family recombination-promoting nuclease/putative transposase, which encodes MVIVDFKTLQTYHFHSMFQLIDLEDGTIFSDHAEIHVLELTKIGIRRLQDTDTLEKWLKETLFMKSSTMKEAFKEIQRLSQVPKTRAIAIP
- a CDS encoding acetylornithine transaminase codes for the protein MRGGFHLTTLFQNYTRRSVHLVKGQGTVVTDDNGKEYLDFISGIAVVSLGHAHPALVKAVKQQSEKLWHVSNLFESPEQELLAAKLVKDTSFSHAFFCNSGAEANEAAIKLARKHTKKNVIITFEQSFHGRTFGAMSATGQAKVREGFGPLLETFRIIPYNDEQQLAAAIDGDVAAIMLEVIQGEGGVNQIDPDFAQKIAEICKSKGILLIVDEVQTGIGRTGTRYAYEQTVLEPDIITLAKGLGGGFPIGAMLGSGELFQSFGPGTHGTTFGGNPLAVAVAQTVVDIVFKKKFLQEVEDKSEYLIEKLQTLLPQNQFSILGAGLLIGVKCEKEILPFIQQAEQAGLLLVQAGTNVIRLLPPLTVTYEEIDQAVAILSAILLAEKVTIL